CCATACAAGGCGGATGATGAGCAGGATAGCAAAAGAAATGACAGACTGAACTAACCCTGTTTCACTTGGAGCCAAGACGATTTTGCGAGCAATCGTTAACAACACAACGTCCATGAGACGGGTTGGAGATAGCGTATACAGTAAGTCAAATATTTCATAAACCACGAGAACAGAGAAAATATCGTCTGCTAGTTCGTGATAAGAATTGATTATTACTTCTGGATATGCTGCCAGTTGGCTCCATTTGATGATGAAACTAATTATCTCAATGATTAAAACCAAAAGAAGAACGACGACGATCAACCATCGGGCGTATGCGATAAGATGCTTCACTTTGGCGACTTGCTCTCTTCGGTCCATGAAGATAAGTATTCCAGTGGTGGGGAATCCATATTCCGAGCGTAGCCTAGAACGGTAATACTTTCGCGAGTGTTTAACCAATTGGCGCTCGCCCGTCCTAGAGTGCTTTCAGACTATCGCGATGAGGTGGTTACATGAGGAATACAAACCTAACCGGCCACTACTCAGAAATAGCGATCAAATATATGCGTGAGAATAGCATTCGGTGTGTTGCGAAGTTAGAGCGCGAGCTTGAGCGGAGCGGAAGAAGAAAGATAAAAGCTAAACGGGCGTAGCTTATAGTCGCTCGCCCGTTTTAACTGCGTTCGATTACTTAACCTCAATAGGGGCTGAGATTCGCTTGTGTTCAGATTGCTCTACAGCTTGGTAAATCTTCTGGAACGCAGAGGCCACGCGTTCGGTTTTGGCATCCGGAGTCTCAGCACTCCCAAGTTGAAATGCACCTGCCTCTATCATGGCTGTAATGATTGCGGTAGCTGATTCAGTCCTGCTCAAATATTCCACCCCCTTGTCCAATTTTATTGTAAACCCAAACTATTCCGAAATCACATAGAAGAAGTAAGAGGTGGTGAACAATGTGAAGCTCACTCCGAAACAACAGGCATTTTGTGATTACTACATAGAGACAGGAAACGCGACCGAGGCGGCAAGGAAAGCTGGTTACAAAGGCAAAAACTTGAACCGTGTTGCGAGTGAAAACTTGTCAAAACTAGACATTCAAAACTATATAACGGAACGCATGGCGCAAAAGGAGTCCGCTCGCGTTGCCTCCCAAGACGAGGTGCTTGAATTCTTAACCGGTGTCATGCGTGGTGAAGAAACAGAACAGGTACCCATCATCATGCATGACTACTTCGAGATGGCGAACAAAGACCCGAGCCTGCGTGACCGTGTGAAGGCTGCTGAGCTACTCGGTAAGCGATATATGCTGTGGGTCGATAAGCAACAGGTCGATGCGAATATGCATACAACCATCGAAATTCAACCACCTCCCGACTGGGATGATTAGATATGCC
This is a stretch of genomic DNA from Alicyclobacillus dauci. It encodes these proteins:
- a CDS encoding terminase small subunit; the protein is MNNVKLTPKQQAFCDYYIETGNATEAARKAGYKGKNLNRVASENLSKLDIQNYITERMAQKESARVASQDEVLEFLTGVMRGEETEQVPIIMHDYFEMANKDPSLRDRVKAAELLGKRYMLWVDKQQVDANMHTTIEIQPPPDWDD